In Nocardia asteroides, the following proteins share a genomic window:
- the cobM gene encoding precorrin-4 C(11)-methyltransferase codes for MTVHFIGAGPGAADLLTVRAVNLLRASPVCLYAGTYLDPEVLAHCAPGTELIDTQRLDLDQITEHLVRAHRAGQDVARLCSGDPSIYSALTEQTRRLDAHGVPWDITPGVPAYAAAAAALGTELTVPEVVQSVVLTRTQARSTAMPEGEALANFAATGATLALHLAITRVRILAAELAGEYGPDCPVAVVYRASQPEQLVLRGTLADIADQVEAAGLRQAAVILVGRALTPSLDCAQSHLYDPARVRASATPGADRPV; via the coding sequence ATGACGGTGCACTTCATCGGCGCGGGCCCCGGCGCGGCCGACCTGCTCACGGTGCGCGCGGTGAACCTGCTGCGCGCGAGCCCGGTGTGCCTGTACGCGGGCACCTACCTCGACCCCGAGGTGCTGGCACACTGCGCGCCCGGCACCGAACTGATCGACACCCAGCGCCTCGACCTGGACCAGATCACCGAGCACCTGGTCCGCGCGCACCGGGCCGGGCAGGACGTGGCCCGCCTCTGCTCGGGCGACCCGTCGATCTACTCGGCGCTCACCGAGCAGACCCGCCGCCTCGACGCGCACGGCGTGCCGTGGGACATCACCCCCGGTGTCCCCGCCTACGCGGCCGCGGCCGCCGCCCTCGGTACCGAGCTGACCGTTCCCGAGGTCGTCCAGTCGGTGGTCCTCACCCGCACCCAGGCCCGCTCCACCGCGATGCCGGAGGGTGAAGCGCTGGCCAACTTCGCCGCCACCGGGGCCACCCTGGCCCTGCACCTGGCGATCACCCGCGTCCGGATTCTGGCGGCGGAACTGGCCGGCGAGTACGGCCCCGACTGTCCCGTCGCCGTGGTCTACCGCGCCAGCCAGCCCGAACAACTCGTCCTGCGCGGCACCCTCGCCGACATTGCCGACCAGGTCGAGGCCGCCGGCCTGCGCCAGGCCGCTGTGATCCTCGTCGGCCGGGCCCTCACCCCCTCGCTCGACTGCGCGCAATCCCACCTCTACGACCCGGCCCGGGTCCGGGCGAGCGCTACCCCGGGAGCAGACCGCCCGGTGTGA